In the Oscarella lobularis chromosome 14, ooOscLobu1.1, whole genome shotgun sequence genome, one interval contains:
- the LOC136195569 gene encoding protein white-like isoform X1 — MELLPSSPDFKLHDELIRQLEEQREMELPAPVIKATLSWTFVRAVARSPPSLRERMRGIKQGKEKHILRNVSGMAEPGQLIALMGASGSGKTTLLNILAGRGSSSLRTGGSVLLNGLEVFGMSLGGLVGYVQQEDLFVGTLTVHEHLRFYASLRMRSDYSKEETMARVHQVMGAMGLNKCKDTKIGILGKIKGISGGEKKRLAVASEVLTNPSILFTDEPTSGLDSFMAESVVHVLQKMAASGCTIICTIHQPSSEVFALFDRLILLAEGRVAYCGSAGGAKDHFERCGYACPQDYNPADFYIHTLAIVPGEEEKSRDRIEHITEAFVQNEKGATAKDTVIEDADSTGSTDDAFATEFSKNALRNQWYKAPVLLQIQWVLWRSWLSVIRDSAPVKVRLGQALVVALMAGLMYFQADYDQKRIHKISCALWFVVLQLSMSSVTAVHESLPLEIPLFLRDHKARLYRTTIFYISKTLAELPFAVAQVIIFGIVAYLMIGLNNNFDKVFSFVGICLLIALTGSSFGYLVSVLSPSPLVASAIGPTSYLPFLFFGGFFIRPETVPVFLRWIQSISWFYYGFEALMINEWAGSPLLKCKVEDIGCLKNGSVVLTSLGLHENNMDHAISCLFSLLLVFYLAALLILVLRVYKAGK; from the exons ATGGAACTGCTGCCCTCATCTCCTGACTTCAAGCTCCATGACGAACTTATTCGCCAGCTCGAAGAACAGCGCGAAATGGAACTGCCGGCGCCAGTCATCAAAGCGACGCTATCGTGGACGTTCGTCCGCGCCGTCGCCcgatcgccgccgtctttgcgTGAGCGCATGAGAGGCATCAAACaaggaaaggaaaagcaCATACTGAGAAACG TGAGCGGGATGGCTGAGCCAGGGCAGTTGATCGCATTAATGGGCGCAAG TGGGTCAGGAAAGACGACCCTGCTCAACATATTAGCCGGTCGAGGctcctcttctcttcgtaCTGGCGGAAGCGTTCTTTTGAATGGATTAGAGGTATTTGGAATGAGTCTCGGCGGCCTAGTCGGCTACGTTCAGCAGGAAGATCTCTTTGTTGGCACTCTGACCGTGCACGAACATCTGCGTTTTTAC GCTTCTCTACGAATGAGATCGGATTATTCTAAGGAAGAGACTATGGCTCGCGTTCATCAAGTCATGGGCGCCATGGGTTTGAATAAGTGCAAGGACACGAAAATCGGTATTCTCGGTAAAATCAAGGGAATATCGGGaggcgagaaaaaacgattaGCCGTTGCCAGCGAG GTTCTTACTAATCCGTCGATCCTATTTACCGACGAGCCCACATCAGGACTTGATTCGTTTATGGCCGAATCTGTAGTCCACGTGCTGCAGAAAATGGCGGCGAGCGGTTGCACGATTATATGCACCATTCATCAGCCGTCGTCGGAGGTCTTCGCCTTGTTCGATCGACTTATTCTTCTAGCGGAAGGTAGAGTCGCCTATTGCGGATCGGCTGGGGGAGCGAAAGACCATTTCGAGCGCTGTGGTTACGCGTGCCCGCAAGACTACAATCCGGCCGATTTTTACATTCACACTCTCGCCATCGTTCccggagaagaggaaaaaagtAGGGATAGAATTGAG CATATAACAGAGGCGTTTgtgcaaaacgaaaaaggtGCTACTGCTAAGGACACCGTCATCGAAGATGCAGACTCTACCGGAAGCACTGACGAT GCCTTTGCTACAGAATTTTCGAAGAACGCTCTAAGAAATCAATG GTACAAAGCTCCTGTTCTCCTTCAAATACAATGGGTCTTGTGGAGAAGTTGGCTTTCTGTCATTCGAGATTCAGCACCTGTGAAAGTGAGGCTGGGCCAAGCTTTG GTTGTCGCTCTAATGGCTGGTTTGATGTATTTTCAAGCCGATTACGATCAGAAACGAATTCACAAGATTTCCTGTGCTCTGTGGTTTGTAGTCTTGCAGCTGTCAATGAGTTCAGTGACGGCAGTTCATgag TCTCTTCCCTTGGAAATTCCTCTCTTTCTGAGAGATCATAAAGCTCGCCTGTACAGAACGACAATTTTCTACATTTCCAAAACCTTAGCTGAA TTACCATTTGCTGTCGCTCAAGTGATTATTTTTGGAATTGTTGCGTACCTAATGATTG GACTGAACAACAATTTCGACAAAGTGTTCTCGTTCGTCGGCATATGCTTATTAATAGCGTTAACTGGATCATCGTTTG GATACTTGGTCTCGGTGTTGTCTCCGTCGCCTCTTGTCGCTTCAGCGATAGGGCCAACGTCTtatcttccttttctttttttcggcGGTTTCTTTATTCGTCCAGAAACAGT GCCCGTGTTTTTAAGATGGATTCAATCTATTTCCTGGTTTTACTATGGTTTTGAAGCGCTTATGATAAACGAATGGGCGGGGTCTCCACTACTGA AATGCAAGGTAGAAGATATTGGCTGCCTAAAAAATGGATCAGTTGTTCTCACTTCACTTGGTCTACATGAG AATAACATGGATCACGCAATTAGCTGCCTGTTCTCTTTGCTGCTGGTCTTTTATTTAGCGGCCTTATTGATCCTGGTGCTTCGCGTGTACAAAGCAGGAAAGTAG
- the LOC136195575 gene encoding lysosomal phospholipase A and acyltransferase-like, producing MAFWLLTIVSVATHFLTTYGAVKSPIVIVPGLAGSRIDARLNKTTVPHELCDKTSDWYPLWVNIEDLIPYVIECWVANMKLVYDRETGNWTDPAGVYTRIPGFGNTSTIEYLDPSLNEVGAYFNVFVSEMAKEGYVPGESIRGAPYDWRFTPVDRPEYFTQLRLLIEDTYKTNGNRKVTLVAHSLGCLQTLYFLNDVVADSWKSLYVASFIPIAGPWAGAANSMRGYASGYNLKIPILSAHDMRPVQRSAPSSAWLMPTPRDWSSEPIVVTSTKNYTVNDYEAFFADIDFPIGFDVWKNVSNVTQSLAFPDVTLHCIYGANVSTVAQVVYAAGDFPNGDPTSLYGNGDGTVNEESLVLCNNWKGDASHDVTTRIFPNINHFDMVSDLSVIDYVKTIVLS from the exons ATGGCGTTTTGGCTCCTCACAATCGTCTCCGTCGCGACTCATTTCCTCACGACCTACGGCGCAGTCAAGTCACCCATAGTTATAG TTCCTGGCTTGGCTGGCAGTCGAATCGATGCGAGACTAAACAAGACGACCGTTCCGCACGAGTTGTGCGACAAAACGAGCGACTGGTACCCACTCTGGGTCAATATAGAGGATCTCATCCCTTACGTCATCGAATGCTGGGTGGCCAATATGAA ATTAGTGTACGATCGAGAGACCGGAAATTGGACGGATCCGGCGGGCGTGTACACGCGAATTCCCGGTTTTGGAAATACATCGACAATCGAATACCTAGACCCGTCCCTAAACGAAGTCGGCGCCTATTTCAATGTCTTTGTCAGTGAAATGGCAAAAGAGGGATACGTTCCCGGCGAATCGATTCGCGGCGCACCCTACGACTGGCGATTCACTCCAG TGGACAGACCCGAGTATTTCACCCAACTTCGTCTCCTCATCGAAGACACGTACAAAACGAACGGCAATCGAAAGGTCACTCTCGTCGCTCACAGTCTCGGCTGCCTCCAGACGCTCTACTTcctcaacgacgtcgtcgccgactcgTGGAAATCGCTCTACGTCGCCTCCTTCATTCCCATCGCCGGACCGTGGGCGGGCGCGGCGAACTCGATGCGCGGCTACGCGTCCGGCTATAATCTCAAAATACCGATACTGAGCGCTCACGACATGCGTCCCGTTCAACGATCCGCGCCGTCGAGCGCCTGGCTCATGCCCACGCCGCGCGACTGGAGTAGCGAGCCCATCGTCGTAACGTCGACTAAGAATTATACGGTGAACGACTATGAGGCGTTTTTCGCGGATATCGATTTTCCGATCGGTTTCGACGTGTGGAAGAACGTTTCGAATGTGACGCAGTCGCTCGCTTttcctgacgtcactctCCACTGCATCTACGGCGCGAACGTGAGCACGGTTGCGCAGGTCGTTTACGCGGCCGGCGACTTTCCCAATGGGGACCCGACTTCTCTCTatggcaacggcgacgggacGGTGAACGAGGAGAGTCTCGTCTTGTGCAACAATTGGAAGGGAGATGCGtcgcatgacgtcacgacgcgCATTTTTCCGAACATCAATCATTTTGACATGGTTTCGGATTTGAGTGTCATTGACTATGTCAAAACGATTGTTCTGTCGTAG
- the LOC136195569 gene encoding protein white-like isoform X2, with protein sequence MELLPSSPDFKLHDELIRQLEEQREMELPAPVIKATLSWTFVRAVARSPPSLRERMRGIKQGKEKHILRNVSGMAEPGQLIALMGASGSGKTTLLNILAGRGSSSLRTGGSVLLNGLEVFGMSLGGLVGYVQQEDLFVGTLTVHEHLRFYASLRMRSDYSKEETMARVHQVMGAMGLNKCKDTKIGILGKIKGISGGEKKRLAVASEVLTNPSILFTDEPTSGLDSFMAESVVHVLQKMAASGCTIICTIHQPSSEVFALFDRLILLAEGRVAYCGSAGGAKDHFERCGYACPQDYNPADFYIHTLAIVPGEEEKSRDRIEHITEAFVQNEKGATAKDTVIEDADSTGSTDDAFATEFSKNALRNQWYKAPVLLQIQWVLWRSWLSVIRDSAPVKVRLGQALVVALMAGLMYFQADYDQKRIHKISCALWFVVLQLSMSSVTAVHESLPLEIPLFLRDHKARLYRTTIFYISKTLAELPFAVAQVIIFGIVAYLMIGLNNNFDKVFSFVGICLLIALTGSSFGYLVSVLSPSPLVASAIGPTSYLPFLFFGGFFIRPETVPVFLRWIQSISWFYYGFEALMINEWAGSPLLSKTSSFISVAF encoded by the exons ATGGAACTGCTGCCCTCATCTCCTGACTTCAAGCTCCATGACGAACTTATTCGCCAGCTCGAAGAACAGCGCGAAATGGAACTGCCGGCGCCAGTCATCAAAGCGACGCTATCGTGGACGTTCGTCCGCGCCGTCGCCcgatcgccgccgtctttgcgTGAGCGCATGAGAGGCATCAAACaaggaaaggaaaagcaCATACTGAGAAACG TGAGCGGGATGGCTGAGCCAGGGCAGTTGATCGCATTAATGGGCGCAAG TGGGTCAGGAAAGACGACCCTGCTCAACATATTAGCCGGTCGAGGctcctcttctcttcgtaCTGGCGGAAGCGTTCTTTTGAATGGATTAGAGGTATTTGGAATGAGTCTCGGCGGCCTAGTCGGCTACGTTCAGCAGGAAGATCTCTTTGTTGGCACTCTGACCGTGCACGAACATCTGCGTTTTTAC GCTTCTCTACGAATGAGATCGGATTATTCTAAGGAAGAGACTATGGCTCGCGTTCATCAAGTCATGGGCGCCATGGGTTTGAATAAGTGCAAGGACACGAAAATCGGTATTCTCGGTAAAATCAAGGGAATATCGGGaggcgagaaaaaacgattaGCCGTTGCCAGCGAG GTTCTTACTAATCCGTCGATCCTATTTACCGACGAGCCCACATCAGGACTTGATTCGTTTATGGCCGAATCTGTAGTCCACGTGCTGCAGAAAATGGCGGCGAGCGGTTGCACGATTATATGCACCATTCATCAGCCGTCGTCGGAGGTCTTCGCCTTGTTCGATCGACTTATTCTTCTAGCGGAAGGTAGAGTCGCCTATTGCGGATCGGCTGGGGGAGCGAAAGACCATTTCGAGCGCTGTGGTTACGCGTGCCCGCAAGACTACAATCCGGCCGATTTTTACATTCACACTCTCGCCATCGTTCccggagaagaggaaaaaagtAGGGATAGAATTGAG CATATAACAGAGGCGTTTgtgcaaaacgaaaaaggtGCTACTGCTAAGGACACCGTCATCGAAGATGCAGACTCTACCGGAAGCACTGACGAT GCCTTTGCTACAGAATTTTCGAAGAACGCTCTAAGAAATCAATG GTACAAAGCTCCTGTTCTCCTTCAAATACAATGGGTCTTGTGGAGAAGTTGGCTTTCTGTCATTCGAGATTCAGCACCTGTGAAAGTGAGGCTGGGCCAAGCTTTG GTTGTCGCTCTAATGGCTGGTTTGATGTATTTTCAAGCCGATTACGATCAGAAACGAATTCACAAGATTTCCTGTGCTCTGTGGTTTGTAGTCTTGCAGCTGTCAATGAGTTCAGTGACGGCAGTTCATgag TCTCTTCCCTTGGAAATTCCTCTCTTTCTGAGAGATCATAAAGCTCGCCTGTACAGAACGACAATTTTCTACATTTCCAAAACCTTAGCTGAA TTACCATTTGCTGTCGCTCAAGTGATTATTTTTGGAATTGTTGCGTACCTAATGATTG GACTGAACAACAATTTCGACAAAGTGTTCTCGTTCGTCGGCATATGCTTATTAATAGCGTTAACTGGATCATCGTTTG GATACTTGGTCTCGGTGTTGTCTCCGTCGCCTCTTGTCGCTTCAGCGATAGGGCCAACGTCTtatcttccttttctttttttcggcGGTTTCTTTATTCGTCCAGAAACAGT GCCCGTGTTTTTAAGATGGATTCAATCTATTTCCTGGTTTTACTATGGTTTTGAAGCGCTTATGATAAACGAATGGGCGGGGTCTCCACTACTGAGTAAGACTAGTAGTTTCATATCTGTagctttttaa
- the LOC136195573 gene encoding uncharacterized protein encodes MVLFFIFLSLVWPTIVADSTCRFAKEFSTEDLVASQSKREKFIALAMEYEGRFNQPSVGYNGPSGHTYDSHLIDYRTGELQTSFNAFSAPSKEAIHVTILALALDENPLGEIYVKAGNEGVNSQTRIIDILTRKISTYEKFRETYPGYGGYMPWVTVNDTGIHPTRGYQNPYQCPSLDNGELIWALYLIYNVLNDRGYGALGKRYKSQFDAMIKYGKMMFYEGNGIVSGKIIIKNASATPFPDNYAPQGSYSLDDPYEGELFTVFLDLFADWGSNESDRDAMWIAKRSQLASVNYETPRGPITVQEGWHYSSHEMWKFLELPYVDVPLVRRLFENGERVRTWNSDLKGIPGLYAAVHDVSRDDDVRGYFVPGISEVARAKSTRFDVVTPYGAFPTILANLSVGIAWYHNMLLGQKMQGPYGSTEGANVNGTEISPIVSWDTKQTTIVALLGGAGASIGKYLKRESGAKYQRFYDVIQREYGMKFPSIKGEDLGYKLPRTQIPTTHLEDFSSCR; translated from the coding sequence ATGgttctcttcttcattttcctgAGCCTCGTTTGGCCGACAATTGTTGCTGACTCAACGTGTCGATTTGCCAAAGAATTTTCGACAGAAGATCTCGTCGCCAGCCAGTCTAAAAGGGAGAAGTTCATTGCTCTTGCCATGGAATACGAAGGTCGCTTTAATCAGCCTAGCGTTGGCTACAACGGTCCATCTGGACACACGTACGATTCGCATTTGATTGATTATCGAACGGGCGAGCTCCAGACGAGCTTCAACGCCTTCAGCGCACCCTCGAAAGAAGCAATTCACGTGACCATATTAGCACTCGCCCTGGACGAAAATCCACTCGGCGAAATCTACGTCAAAGCCGGCAACGAAGGCGTCAATTCGCAAACCCGAATTATTGACATTCTTACGCGAAAAATTTCAACATACGAAAAATTTCGAGAAACCTATCCGGGATACGGCGGATACATGCCGTGGGTCACAGTCAACGACACGGGAATTCATCCCACACGTGGCTACCAAAATCCATATCAGTGTCCGTCACTGGACAACGGCGAACTCATATGGGCTCTCTATCTCATTTATAACGTATTGAATGATCGTGGATATGGAGCCTTGGGTAAACGCTATAAGAGCCAATTCGACGCAATGATAAAGTACGGCAAGATGATGTTCTACGAAGGCAACGGCATCGTCTCCGGCAAAATCATCATAAAAAATGCCTCGGCAACACCATTTCCGGACAACTACGCTCCCCAGGGGTCGTACAGCCTCGACGATCCCTACGAAGGCGAACTCTTCACCGTCTTCCTCGACCTGTTCGCCGACTGGGGATCGAACGAGAGCGATCGCGACGCGATGTGGATAGCGAAACGATCCCAATTGGCGTCGGTCAATTACGAGACGCCTCGCGGACCGATCACCGTTCAAGAGGGCTGGCACTATTCGTCGCACGAAATGTGGAAATTTTTGGAATTGCCCTACGTCGACGTGCCCCTCGTTCGACGGCTCTTTGAGAATGGTGAACGCGTGCGAACGTGGAATTCCGATTTGAAGGGAATTCCCGGGCTCTACGCCGCCGTTCACGACgtgtcgcgcgacgacgacgtgcgcgGGTATTTCGTGCCGGGAATATCGGAGGTGGCGCGAGCGAAGTCGACTCGGTTTGACGTCGTGACGCCCTATGGGGCGTTTCCGACGATATTGGCGAATTTGAGTGTTGGGATTGCTTGGTATCATAATATGCTGCTTGGGCAAAAGATGCAAGGGCCGTACGGGTCGACTGAAGGGGCCAATGTCAATGGGACGGAAATTAGTCCTATTGTTAGTTGGGATACTAAACAGACGACGATTGTTGCGCTCTTGGGAGGTGCAGGCGCTTCGATTGGGAAGTATCTGAAGAGGGAGTCCGGGGCAAAGTATCAGAGGTTCTATGATGTTATACAGAGGGAGTATGGGATGAAGTTTCCGAGTATCAAAGGGGAGGATTTGGGATACAAACTGCCGCGGACGCAGATTCCCACAACTCACTTGGAAGACTTTAGTTCCTGCAGATGA
- the LOC136195572 gene encoding kelch-like protein 3, which produces MELIDVVLVLDDGVEIPAHRLVLASASPYFRTMFNVDMRESCEKRIFLGDVDSASVKALVDFAYTGKIDVISDNDVALFCAAHRLLFEDVVDYCCEGLVRHMNKRTCLRWLKFADQYNCQKLLSVARRHAAFHIVDLAQTDEFRRLSLEHVSQLLTSDDLAVARQEEVWDIVLQWIQHDKENRKSNIEELAKSVRFSLIPEQFVQESVLSHPDFSINSSLIVEKISALERDLPSPHRLGKGLLAAAGGAVNFIRTNTVEYYDHLWNVWKEFPSLNEERFMPGVVSLGESVYAVGGEDLHSVERYDSTQGRWVEDVASMHESRTRRGVLIYGDCIYAMGCGCNLTRHGVTHCERYSPVTNSWTVLQPISKSARVQGTTVLNDEIYVFGSNYFCQSRNGLDVFKYDPVANRWLDVSFLDCSVSRYSRFEVVCADDHCLHLWREIDNDFVPFEHVRLDVRSGELTRFEIRGCPSFLDNFLNFYKNTYCLANGKEYSVGGVMRGDGHPTSDVQTFFWYDMNKEVAQYVEGPRLIDKRLGCGVGAIDRCLTFNLF; this is translated from the coding sequence ATGGAACTGATAGACGTCGTCTTggttctcgacgacggcgtcgaaattccGGCTCATCGACTCGTGCTCGCTTCGGCGAGTCCCTATTTCCGCACAATGTTCAACGTCGATATGCGCGAAAGCTGCGAGAAGCGGATTTTTcttggcgacgtcgattcggcttCCGTGAaggcgctcgtcgattttgcttACAcgggaaaaatcgacgtcatttccgaTAATGATGTGGCGCTTTTCTGTGCTGCTCATCGGCTATTGTTTGAGGATGTGGTCGACTATTGCTGCGAGGGGCTGGTTAGGCACATGAACAAGCGCACTTGCCTTCGATGGTTGAAGTTTGCTGATCAATACAATTGCCAGAAGCTGCTCTCTGTTGCTCGTCGACATGCGGCGTTTCATATAGTCGATTTGGCGCAGACGGatgaatttcgacgtctttcgctgGAGCACGTCTCTCAACTGTTGACCTCGGATGATCTTGCTGTGGCGAGACAGGAAGAAGTGTGGGACATTGTCCTGCAATGGATTCAACACGACAAGGAGAACCGAAAGTCGAACATAGAAGAATTAGCAAAATCGGTTCGATTTTCGCTCATCCCAGAGCAATTTGTACAAGAATCTGTCCTATCTCATCCGGATTTTTCAATAAACTCTAGTCTGATAGTTGAAAAGATATCTGCTTTAGAAAGAGATCTGCCCTCTCCTCATCGACTTGGCAAAGGTCTATTAGCAGCAGCTGGCGGTGCTGTTAATTTCATACGAACAAATACAGTTGAATACTACGATCATCTTTGGAACGTCTGGAAAGAGTTTCCTTCTCTGAATGAAGAGCGATTCATGCCTGGCGTCGTCAGCCTTGGCGAGAGTGTCTATGCTGTTGGAGGAGAGGATTTGCATTCCGTGGAGCGGTATGATTCAACACAAGGCCGTTGGGTTGAAGATGTTGCGTCCATGCACGAGAGTCGTACAAGAAGAGGGGTTCTCATTTATGGTGATTGCATCTACGCAATGGGTTGCGGCTGTAATCTAACCCGGCATGGTGTCACGCATTGCGAGCGATACAGCCCGGTAACGAATAGTTGGACGGTACTCCAACCTATTTCGAAGTCTGCCCGCGTTCAAGGAACCACCGTTTTGAATGATGAAATCTATGTTTTCGGTTCTAATTATTTCTGTCAGTCCAGAAATGGCTTGGATGTTTTCAAATACGATCCCGTTGCCAATCGTTGGTTAGACGTCTCTTTCCTCGACTGTTCTGTTAGTCGGTATTCCAGATTTGAAGTCGTGTGCGCAGACGATCACTGCTTGCATTTGTGGCGAGAAATTGATAACGATTTTGTTCCTTTTGAGCATGTCAGGCTCGACGTACGAAGCGGAGAATTGACTCGTTTCGAAATTAGGGGTTGTCCCTCTTTTCTGGATaattttctcaatttttATAAAAACACTTACTGCCTTGCTAATGGAAAAGAATATAGCGTCGGTGGTGTGATGCGAGGCGATGGCCATCCCACCTCGGACGTGCAAACGTTCTTTTGGTACGATATGAATAAGGAAGTGGCACAGTACGTGGAGGGGCCTCGACTGATCGACAAGCGTTTGGGTTGCGGAGTTGGGGCAATTGACAGGTGTCTGACTTTCAATCTTTTTTGA
- the LOC136195576 gene encoding kelch-like protein 3, which translates to MELIDVVLVLDDGVEIPAHRLVLASASPYFRAMFNVNMRESCEKRIFLSDVDSASVKALVDFAYTGKIDVISDNDVALFCAAHRLLFEDVVDYCCEGLAKHVNKRTCLQWLKFADQYDCQKLLSVARRHAAFHIVDLAQMDEFRRLSLEHVSRLLTSDELAVAREEEVWDIVLQWIQHDKENRKSSIGELAKSVRFSLIPEQFVPESVLSHPDLNLSASERDLPSPHRLGKSKVLLAAGGVVSTDHKNFDFDFATLTNTVEYYDHLWNVWKEFPSLNEERFIPGIVSLGESVYAVGGFRLHSVERYDSTQGRWVEDVAPMQESRTGGVLVYGDCIYAMGCNYVRTHDHALRAIQPGDEYLDGTPPNFKVCLRSRNHCFE; encoded by the coding sequence ATGGAACTGATAGACGTCGTCTTggttctcgacgacggcgtcgaaattccGGCTCATCGACTCGTGCTCGCTTCGGCGAGCCCCTATTTCCGTGCAATGTTCAATGTCAATATGCGCGAAAGCTGCGAGAAGCGGATTTTCCttagcgacgtcgattcggcttCGGTGAaggcgctcgtcgattttgcttATAcgggaaaaatcgacgtcatttccgaTAACGATGTGGCGCTTTTCTGTGCTGCGCATCGGCTATTGTTTGAAGATGTCGTCGACTATTGCTGCGAGGGGCTGGCTAAACACGTGAACAAGCGCACTTGCCTTCAATGGTTGAAGTTCGCTGATCAGTACGATTGCCAGAAGCTGCTCTCTGTTGCTCGTCGACACGCGGCGTTTCATATAGTCGATTTGGCGCAGATGGatgaatttcgacgtctttcgctgGAGCACGTCTCTCGACTGTTGACCTCGGATGAACTTGCTGTGGCGAGAGAGGAAGAAGTGTGGGACATTGTCCTGCAATGGATTCAACACGACAAGGAGAACCGAAAGTCGAGCATAGGAGAATTAGCGAAATCGGTTCGATTTTCGCTCATTCCAGAGCAGTTTGTACCGGAATCTGTCCTATCTCATCCGGATTTAAATTTATCTGCCTCAGAAAGAGATCTGCCCTCGCCTCATCGACTTGGGAAGAGCAAAGTTCTATTAGCAGCTGGCGGTGTTGTTAGTACTGACCACAAAAATTTTGACTTTGATTTCGCCACACTAACTAATACTGTTGAATACTACGATCATCTTTGGAACGTCTGGAAAGAGTTTCCTTCTCTGAATGAAGAGCGATTCATACCGGGCATCGTCAGCCTTGGCGAGAGTGTCTATGCTGTTGGAGGATTTCGTTTGCATTCCGTGGAGCGGTATGATTCAACGCAAGGCCGTTGGGTTGAAGATGTTGCGCCCATGCAGGAAAGTCGTACAGGAGGAGTTCTCGTTTATGGTGATTGCATCTACGCAATGGGTTGTAACTATGTTCGAACCCATGATCACGCATTGCGAGCAATACAGCCCGGTGACGAATACTTGGACGGCACTCCACCCAATTTCAAAGTCTGTCTGCGTTCACGGAACCACTGTTTTGAATGA
- the LOC136195579 gene encoding peptidyl-prolyl cis-trans isomerase NIMA-interacting 4-like: MPPKAKGKGGSKGAQKQKDTAEKKASASGKSSSGGTAIKVRHILCEKQSKSLEALSKLEAGEKFDAVASQYSEDKARKGGDLGWMTRGSMVGPFQDAAFQLPISTTAKPIYTNPPVKTKFGYHIIMIEGKK, translated from the exons ATGCCTCCAAAggcgaaaggaaaaggaggaagcAAAGGCgcacaaaaacaaaaag ACACCGCTGAGAAGAAAGCTTCGGCTTCGGGAAAGTCAAGCAGCGGAGGAACGGCCATAAAA GTTCGTCACATTCTTTGCGAAAAACAATCGAAATCCCTCGAGGCGCTGTCGAAGCTCGAGGCTGGCGAGAAGTTCGACGCAGTTGCTTCCCAATACAGCGAGGACAAAGCAAGAAAAGGA ggCGATTTGGGTTGGATGACGAGAGGGTCAATGGTTGGCCCATTTCAGGATGCAGCGTTCCAACTGCCAATAAGTACCACAGCAAAACCTATCTATACCAACCCACCAGTCAAGACAAAATTTGGCTATCACATCATAATGATAGAGGGGAAAAAATAG